From Vitis vinifera cultivar Pinot Noir 40024 chromosome 3, ASM3070453v1, the proteins below share one genomic window:
- the LOC132253507 gene encoding uncharacterized protein LOC132253507 yields the protein MESLLTIVCYKDGEIIDGPNGVCYSCPPKKVVLVNNLIKYDELEDKLCHVMSIDRAHTMLSMIFRYPILMSIGNGNINYIQLPIKDDDDVRLMFHVVAQIPPSNTIEMYLQTRPRDHSSELSPSFDQEIMGHDVEIPAKGNSAVQIDEMDENLAHNDEMGGNLAIVTQSVMGATNNYVDIPFTNENDDVEFYDEDEINEMHYDDEPPTNKVSSDDGEHIMPSPMFKQLNWDAINSMTAEPLTPRTGVWNESNELFKGLRFESKEDLQYVVKRYAICRNQHLVVCESEPQLWAVRCKKWQEGCNWRLCACRRKSHGMFEITKYAGPHTCVYPKLSQDHSQLDSTLIAREIQNVV from the coding sequence ATGGAAAGTTTGCTTACAATTGTGTGTTATAAGGATGGTGAAATAATTGATGGGCCAAATGGGGTGTGTTACAGTTGTCCTCCTAAAAAAGTTGTCTTAGTGAACAATTTGATCAAATATGATGAGTTGGAGGATAAGTTGTGTCATGTTATGTCGATCGATCGCGCTCATACCATGTTATCCATGATATTTCGGTATCCAATTCTTATGTCGATTGGAAATGGAAACATTAACTATATACAATTACCAAtaaaagatgatgatgatgtaagGTTAATGTTTCATGTTGTAGCACAAATCCCACCATCGAATACTATTGAAATGTATTTGCAGACACGTCCAAGGGATCATTCATCTGAGTTAAGTCCATCATTTGATCAAGAAATTATGGGTCATGATGTGGAAATACCTGCAAAGGGGAATTCGGCAGTGCAGATTGATGAAATGGATGAGAATTTAGCACACAATGACGAAATGGGGGGGAATTTGGCAATAGTAACTCAGTCAGTCATGGGAGCGACAAACAATTATGTTGACATCCCATttacaaatgaaaatgatgatgtggAATTTTATGATGAGGACGAGATTAATGAGATGCATTATGATGATGAACCTCCAACAAATAAGGTTTCTTCAGATGATGGTGAACATATTATGCCTTCCCCAATGTTCAAACAATTGAATTGGGATGCAATAAATAGCATGACTGCTGAGCCTCTCACACCACGTACCGGAGTGTGGAATGAATCCAATGAGTTGTTTAAAGGATTGAGATTTGAGAGTAAAGAAGACTTGCAATATGTTGTAAAACGTTATGCAATATGTCGGAATCAACATTTGGTGGTTTGTGAATCAGAACCACAATTGTGGGCAGTGAGATGTAAGAAGTGGCAGGAAGGATGTAATTGGAGGCTTTGTGCATGTCGTCGTAAAAGCCATGGAATGTTTGAGATAACCAAGTACGCAGGTCCTCATACTTGTGTTTACCCTAAATTATCACAAGACCACTCTCAATTGGACTCTACATTGATTGCAAGAGAGATCCAAAATGTAGTTTAG